The Hypomesus transpacificus isolate Combined female chromosome 3, fHypTra1, whole genome shotgun sequence genome has a window encoding:
- the si:ch211-266g18.10 gene encoding titin homolog isoform X6 translates to MAAAAPQADGHTGETGRVSSPPKAPGFWLLRTLSFSVELLVALAFLLCWIGAGVMMFEIVEYKGVTDIQEIVMDPMKAINEAVDGISNLFNGAQELVPELDPMTAINFATEEITDAKEEFVSYLSDEEGNIYLSYIDPVIIGRGAFEATNDLMCEAGSTIQHTLCTVFDTILDLLKGKYDLSYIDPVVIGRGVFEVINGFMCKVGDAIQDILCSALDTFLDSVKAALQWVGFNPMIIVETVSEWMSSLWAYLWNLLQGVLNVKFSPMTVLTRTVDIIIEQKNILVNYLSHLLMGDQDITFDPMQVVTDAMVEITDKRNIFLSYLSNMIMDDKGESTPSEIHLIRRKGEFLPPLEKVAELTHTKEKDKISVPSETEEKYDTASMEDVKEAEEEHDKDDEGNKDPGEPLDEAVSDGDYMEAELQEEDADESKNTEHKQKRNVRITYERVRRIGSKAHLKKDQEQPEETDHQVKVEEEKIEGEVVEEEKEAQEQAQPLQKAVEAEDDHPDEGREETKKQEEEKKKTGDLHFKHQVVLEAGGDQEQDMTGIEQDKEGEQAVTEEAVEEKEEEEPANEEVKEEEVEETEDEEAKEEKEEEEPANEEVKEEKEEEETANEEVKEKKEEPANEEVKEEEEEEEEPANEEVKEEEKEEQPVEENKAAIEEVVENEELKKEKKEEEPAKEEVMEEEEEKVEVKKEKDKEKEEEKHKLVNEEDDHVVLTTEKFDVVDIMTGIASEEEEEEKETTPPVTDDEDYSDIIDDDENNNNSESKKTEPKRKRNVHIPYERIRRIGSRAHLKLDEEVPKVEDYQGKDTKDDKVLRESTERRAKQEVEDVLKDLRAAQVRKLERVQRRKENEEKKEKPVKLERKSEKEKEEELSEDKIGEAKNSVKKAEKLQLKDELLKKSAEEIKAVNETGPLRRRFAHQTKMTAIEPKMTVKELKDVKAYKTESDKKEVKSETEAIKADEEVKPEKKVFGKKVVKAEKDVEAKVTSEKIEAHKKESKADNKEVKPEKEAIKTEEEVKPEVKVFGKKVVKAEKEVEAKVTSEKIEAHKKETKADKKEVKPEKEAKAEEEVKPEVKVFGKKVVKAEKEVEAKVTSEKKEAHKKEIEADKKEVKPEKEVIKTDKGVKPEKKVVDKKEVKAEKEVEAKVASEKIEAHKKETKADKKEVKPEKEAIKTEEEVKPEVKVFGKKVVKAEKEVEAKVTSEKKEAHKKETKADKKEVKSEKEAKAEEEVKPEVKAFGKKVVKAEKEVEAKVTTDKIEAHKKETKTDKKEVKPEKEAKAEEEVKPEVKVFGKKVVKAKKEVEAKVTSEKIEAHKKESKADKKEVKPEKEAIKTEEEVKPEVKVFGKKVVKAEKEVEAKVTSEKIEAHKKETKADKKEVKPEKEAIKTDKEVKAEKKVFGKKGVKAEKEVEAKVTTDKIEAHKKETKTDKKEVKPEKEAKAEEEVKPEVKVFGKKVVKAKKEVEAKVTSEKIEAHKKESKADKKEVKPEKEAIKTEEEVKPEVKVFGKKVVKAEKEVEAKVTSEKIEAHKKETKADKKEVKPEKEAKAEEEVKPEVKVFGKKVVKAEKEVEDKVTSEKMEAHKKETKADKKEVKPEKEVIKTDKGVKPEKKVVDKKEVKAEKEVEAKVASEKKEAHKKETKADKKEVKPEKEAIKTEEEVKPEVKVFGKKVVKAEKEVEAKVTSEKIEAHKKETKADKKEVKPEKEAKAEEEVKPEVKVFGKKVVKAEKEVEDKVTSEKKEAHKKEIEADKKEVKPEKEVIKTDKGVKPEKKVVDKKVLKAEKDVEAKVISEKKEAHKKEIKADKKEVKSEKEAKAEEVKPEVKVFGKKVVKAEKEVEAKVTSEKKEAHKKEIEADKKEVKSEKEAIKTDKEVKPEIKLMGKNLVKAEKEVEAKVKLEKIETHKKQTKADKKEVKPEKEAIKIDKEVKPEKKVVDKKEVKAEKDVEAMVTSEKIKAQQKETKADKKEVKPKKEAIKTDKEVKPEKKVVDKKEVKAEKEVEAKVTSEKKEAHKKETKADKKEVKPEKEAIKTDKEVKAEKKVFGKKGVKAEKEVEALKESKPIKAVKPKVAAEKIEVHKKEIKADKKDMKPEKGSVKAEKKDVKAEREGKAIKEEVKAKINEEDQGEVKVKKEVMAALQPEKKEGDKREVKADKKPVKAEKDVMPKKKQADQKEVKVEMKEVRAEKEGKVPKESKANIKPTLKKADLDVKETEAELQKEKAKKAGPSIKEIAASKEKTKTVVEKKEQEGTHKNASLTKERLKVVPMKKDLEVTKERPKPTTVKTEAVTSKEKSRSAPSIKEAGVSHRNVSLTKERVKVVAREAEAPKQKTKPAAPGKETLLKEKTKTSSSKKEADTPKEKAKPVIPTKVLEVPKKKVKTAPVKKEPEALKEKAVKEEQDVAKEKAKPAPAKKEPDAPKAKTKQESVKKESETLRREEKEKAKPAIKKDTPKTKTRSKTRLPMKKEAEFSHRNISLTKERVKVVALKKEQETPKEKVTSATAKKEPEATKDKAKPTALKKGVYAEPTAKKEKAKSVSVKKDPEATKVVKSAPAEKGTFSHLADIKPKERVVPPVLRKADVSRQKVKSVAPKKETEAQKDKSKSAATQKEPVTMKELKAANIKKGDSKENVKPTPTVKERDVPEKAKTNTVKKVTEDRVLKEKQRLEPAKKDISHIADPVESDNLSTEDEMPYFQCFFVDEDDVQYPFYPFSPLQM, encoded by the exons ATGGCGGCAGCTGCTCCTCAAG CCGACGGGCACACTGGAGAAACGGGGCGTGTGTCGTCTCCTCCGAAGGCCCCGGGCTTCTGGCTGTTGCGGACGCTGAGCTTCTCTGTGGAGTTGCTGGTGGCCCTGGCTTTCCTCCTCTGCTGGATCGGGGCAGGCGTCATGATGTTCGAAATTGTGGAATACAAAGGGGTTACTG ATATTCAAGAAATTGTCATGGATCCCATGAAAGCTATAAATGAGGCTGTAGATGGCATATCCAACTTGTTCAATGGAGCGCAAG AACTTGTTCCTGAACTGGACCCCATGACTGCTATTAACTTTGCAACTGAGGAAATAACCGATGCGAAAGAAGAATTTGTGAGCTACCTTTCTGATGAAGAAG gaaacatttatttaagctACATTGACCCAGTGATCATAGGCAGAGGTGCCTTCGAGGCTACCAATGACCTCATGTGTGAAGCTGGGAGCACCATACAACACACGCTTTGTACTGTATTTGATACGATCCTGGATCTTCTAAAAG gAAAATACGACTTGAGCTACATTGACCCTGTAGTCATAGGCCGAGGTGTCTTTGAGGTTATCAATGGCTTCATGTGTAAAGTGGGGGACGCCATACAAGACATTCTTTGTAGTGCTTTGGACACTTTCTTGGATAGTGTGAAAG CTGCTCTTCAATGGGTGGGCTTTAACCCCATGATAATCGTGGAGACTGTCTCTGAATGGATGAGCTCACTTTGGGCATACTTATGGAACCTACTGCAAG GCGTCTTAAATGTGAAGTTCAGTCCCATGACGGTTCTCACTAGAACAGTGGACATAATCATTGAGCAGAAGAACATTCTTGTGAACTACCTCTCCCACTTGCTAATGGGAGACCAAG ACATAACCTTTGACCCGATGCAAGTGGTCACAGATGCCATGGTGGAGATCACAGACAAGAGGAACATATTTCTATCTTATCTGTCAAACATGATCATGGATGACAAAG GTGAATCTACACCATCTGAGATACATCTTATTAGGAGGAAAG GAGAGTTTTTACCGCCTTTGGAAAAAG TTGCAGAACTGACGCACACCAAAGAAAAGGACAAGATCAGTGTTCCTTCAGAAACGGAGGAGAAATACGACACGGCATCCATGGAGGATGtgaaagaggcagaggaggagcatg ATAAAGATGATGAAGGAAATAAAGATCCTGGAGAACCACTGGATGAAGCAGTCTCTGATGGAGACTACATGGAGGCGGAGTTGCAGGAAGAAGATGCCGACGAAAGCAAGAACACGGAACATAAGCAGAAGAGGAATGTCCGCATAACCTACGAGAGGGTACGAAGAATAGGATCAAAGGCCCACTTGAAAAAGGATCAAGAGCAACCAGAAGAGACAGATCATCAAGTCAaggtagaggaagagaagatagaaggagaggtggtggaagaagagaaggaagcaCAGGAGCAGGCCCAACCCTTACAAAAGGCTGTTGAGGCAGAAGATGACCATCCGGatgaaggaagagaagaaacgaagaaacaggaggaggagaaaaagaagactGGTGATCTTCATTTCAAACACCAGGTGGTATTAGAAGCAGGTGGTGACCAGGAACAGGACATGACAGGCATTGAACAAGATAAGGAAGGAGAGCAGGCTGTCACAGAAGAGGCagtagaggagaaggaggaggaggaaccagCAAATGAAgaggtgaaagaggaggaggtagaggaaacaGAAGATGAAGAGGcgaaagaggagaaggaggaggaggaaccagCAAATGAAGAGGtaaaagaggagaaggaggaggaagaaacagCAAATGAAGAGGTgaaagagaagaaggaggaacCCGCAAATGAAgaggtgaaagaggaggaggaggaggaggaggaacccgCAAATGAAgaggtgaaagaggaggagaaggaagaacaGCCAGTGGAGGAAAACAAGGCTGCCATAGAAGAAGTGGTAGAGAAtgaggagctgaagaaggagaagaaagaagaagagcCTGCTAAAGAAGAAgtaatggaggaggaggaggaaaaggtggaggtgaagaaagagaaggataaggagaaagaggaagagaaacataAGCTAGTAAATGAAGAGGATGATCATGTCGTCCTGACAACTGAAAAGTTTGATGTTGTTGACATCATGACTGGCATTGCatctgaagaggaagaggaagaaaaggaaaCAACACCTCCTGTTACTGATGATGAAGATTACTCTGACATCATTGATGAtgatgaaaacaacaacaacagcgaAAGCAAGAAAACAGAACCCAAACGGAAGAGGAATGTCCACATTCCTTATGAGCGAATAAGGAGAATCGGATCAAGGGCCCATCTCAAACTTGATGAAGAGGTGCCCAAAGTGGAAGATTACCAAGGCAAAGACACAAAGGATGACAAAG TTCTCAGGGAATCAACAGAAAGACGAGCAAAACAGGAGGTAGAGGACGTTCTTAAAG ATCTCAGGGCTGCACAGGTCAGAAAATTGGAGAGAGTGCAAAGGAGGAAAGAGaatgaagagaaaaaagagaagccTGTGAAACTCGAGAGAAAGtctgagaaagagaaggaggaagagcttTCTGAGGACAAGATTGGAGAGGCTAAGAACAGTGTGAAAAAGGCAGAAAAGCTACAGCTTAAAG ATGAACTTCTGAAGAAGTCTGCTGAAGAAATAAAAGCAGTGAACGAGACAGGGCCTCTGAGGAGGAGATTTGCTCACCAGACTAAAATGACAG CCATTGAACCCAAGATGACAGTCAAGGAGTTGAAGGATGTGAAGGCCTACAAAACAGAGTCTGACAAGAAAGAGGTAAAGTCCGAGACGGAAGCCATCAAGGCTGATGAGGAGGTGAAGCCAGAGAAAAAGGTGTTTGGCAAAAAAGTGGTAAAGGCTGAAAAGGACGTTGAGGCCAAGGTGACATCAGAAAAAATAGAGGCTCACAAAAAAGAGAGCAAGGCTGACAACAAAGAGGTGAAGCCCGAGAAAGAAGCCAtcaagactgaggaggaggtgaagccaGAGGTAAAAGTGTTTGGCAAAAAAGTGGTAAAGGCCGAAAAGGAGGTTGAGGCCAAGGTGACATCAGAGAAAATAGAGGCTCACAAAAAAGAGACCAAGGCTGACAAGAAAGAGGTGAAGCCCGAAAAGGAAGccaaggctgaggaggaggtgaagccaGAGGTAAAAGTGTTTGGTAAAAAAGTGGTTAAGGCCGAAAAGGAGGTTGAGGCCAAGGTGACATCAGAGAAAAAAGAGGCTCACAAAAAAGAGATTGAGGCTGACAAAAAAGAGGTGAAGCCCGAGAAGGAAGTCATCAAGACTGACAAGGGGGTgaagccagagaaaaaagtggTTGACAAAAAAGAGGTAAAGGCCGAAAAGGAGGTTGAAGCCAAGGTGGCATCAGAAAAAATAGAGGCTCACAAAAAAGAGACCAAGGCTGATAAGAAAGAGGTGAAGCCCGAAAAAGAAGCCAtcaagactgaggaggaggtgaagccaGAGGTAAAAGTGTTTGGCAAAAAAGTGGTAAAGGCCGAAAAGGAGGTTGAGGCCAAGGTGACATCAGAGAAAAAAGAGGCTCACAAAAAAGAGACCAAGGCTGACAAGAAAGAGGTGAAGTCCGAGAAGGAAGccaaggctgaggaggaggtgaagccaGAGGTAAAAGCGTTTGGCAAAAAAGTGGTAAAGGCCGAAAAGGAGGTTGAGGCCAAGGTGACAACAGATAAAATAGAGGCTCACAAAAAAGAGACCAAGACTGACAAGAAAGAGGTGAAGCCCGAGAAGGAAGccaaggctgaggaggaggtgaagccaGAGGTAAAAGTGTTTGGCAAAAAAGTGGTAAAGGCCAAAAAGGAGGTTGAGGCCAAGGTGACATCAGAGAAAATAGAGGCTCACAAAAAAGAGAGCAAGGCTGACAAAAAAGAGGTGAAGCCCGAGAAAGAAGCCAtcaagactgaggaggaggtgaagccaGAGGTAAAAGTGTTTGGCAAAAAAGTGGTAAAGGCCGAAAAGGAGGTTGAGGCCAAGGTGACATCAGAGAAAATAGAGGCTCACAAAAAAGAGACCAAGGCTGACAAGAAAGAGGTGAAGCCCGAGAAGGAAGCCATCAAGACTGATAAGGAGGTGAAGGCAGAGAAAAAGGTGTTTGGCAAAAAAGGGGTAAAGGCCGAAAAGGAGGTTGAGGCCAAGGTGACAACAGATAAAATAGAGGCTCACAAAAAAGAGACCAAGACTGACAAGAAAGAGGTGAAGCCCGAGAAGGAAGccaaggctgaggaggaggtgaagccaGAGGTAAAAGTGTTTGGCAAAAAAGTGGTAAAGGCCAAAAAGGAGGTTGAGGCCAAGGTGACATCAGAGAAAATAGAGGCTCACAAAAAAGAGAGCAAGGCTGACAAGAAAGAGGTGAAGCCCGAGAAAGAAGCCAtcaagactgaggaggaggtgaagccaGAGGTAAAAGTGTTTGGCAAAAAAGTGGTAAAGGCCGAAAAGGAGGTTGAGGCCAAGGTGACATCAGAGAAAATAGAGGCTCACAAAAAAGAGACCAAGGCTGACAAGAAAGAGGTGAAGCCCGAGAAGGAAGccaaggctgaggaggaggtgaagccaGAGGTCAAAGTGTTTGGTAAAAAAGTGGTAAAGGCCGAAAAGGAGGTTGAGGACAAGGTGACATCAGAGAAAATGGAGGCTCACAAAAAAGAGACCAAGGCTGACAAGAAAGAGGTGAAGCCCGAGAAGGAAGTCATCAAGACTGACAAGGGGGTgaagccagagaaaaaagtggTTGACAAAAAAGAGGTAAAGGCCGAAAAGGAGGTTGAGGCCAAGGTGGCATCAGAGAAAAAAGAGGCTCACAAAAAAGAGACCAAGGCTGATAAGAAAGAGGTGAAGCCCGAGAAAGAAGCCAtcaagactgaggaggaggtgaagccaGAGGTAAAAGTGTTTGGCAAAAAAGTGGTAAAGGCCGAAAAGGAGGTTGAGGCCAAGGTGACATCAGAGAAAATAGAGGCTCACAAAAAAGAGACCAAGGCTGACAAGAAAGAGGTGAAGCCCGAGAAGGAAGccaaggctgaggaggaggtgaagccaGAGGTAAAAGTGTTTGGTAAAAAAGTGGTAAAGGCCGAAAAGGAGGTTGAGGACAAGGTGACATCAGAGAAAAAAGAGGCTCACAAAAAAGAGATTGAGGCTGACAAAAAAGAGGTGAAGCCCGAGAAGGAAGTCATCAAGACTGACAAGGGGGTgaagccagagaaaaaagtggTTGACAAAAAAGTGCTAAAGGCCGAAAAGGATGTTGAGGCCAAGGTGATATCAGAGAAAAAAGAGGCTCACAAAAAAGAGATCAAGGCTGACAAGAAAGAGGTGAAGTCCGAGAAGGAAGCCAAGGCTGAGGAGGTGAAGCCAGAGGTAAAAGTGTTTGGCAAAAAAGTGGTAAAGGCCGAAAAGGAGGTTGAGGCCAAGGTGACATCAGAGAAAAAAGAGGCTCACAAAAAAGAGATTGAGGCTGACAAAAAAGAGGTAAAGTCTGAGAAAGAAGCCATCAAGACTGACAAGGAGGTTAAGCCAGAGATAAAATTGATGGGCAAAAATTTGGTAAAGGCCGAAAAGGAGGTTGAGGCCAAAGTGAAATTAGAGAAAATAGAGACTCACAAAAAACAGACCAAGGCTGACAAGAAAGAGGTGAAGCCCGAGAAGGAAGCCATCAAGATTGATAAGGAGGTgaagccagagaaaaaagtggTTGACAAAAAAGAGGTAAAGGCCGAAAAGGACGTTGAGGCCATGGTGACATCAGAGAAAATAAAGGCTCAACAAAAAGAGACCAAGGCTGACAAAAAAGAGGTGAAGCCCAAGAAGGAAGCCATCAAGACTGATAAGGAGGTGAAGCCAGAGAAAAAGGTGGTTGACAAAAAAGAGGTAAAGGCCGAAAAGGAGGTTGAGGCCAAGGTGACATCAGAGAAAAAAGAGGCTCACAAAAAAGAGACCAAGGCTGACAAGAAAGAGGTGAAGCCCGAGAAGGAAGCCATCAAGACTGATAAGGAGGTGAAGGCAGAGAAAAAGGTGTTTGGCAAAAAAGGGGTAAAGGCCGAAAAGGAGGTTGAGGCTCTCAAGGAGTCAAAACCCATAAAGGCAGTTAAGCCCAAAGTGGCAGCAGAGAAAATTGAGGTTCACAAAAAGGAGATCAAGGCTGACAAGAAAGACATGAAGCCTGAAAAGGGGTCGGTTAAGGCTGAGAAGAAGGAcgtgaaagcagagagagaggggaaggcaaTCAAGGAGGAGGTGAAAGCCAAGATAAATGAGGAAGACCAAGGAGAAGTAAAGGTGAAGAAGGAGGTTATGGCTGCACTGCagccagagaaaaaagagggTGACAAAAGAGAGGTGAAGGCCGACAAGAAGCCGGTGAAGGCTGAAAAGGATGTGATGCCCAAGAAAAAACAAGCTGACCAAAAAGAGGTGAAGGTTGAGATGAAGGAGGTGAGGGCTGAGAAGGAGGGTAAAGTCCCAAAAGAGTCGAAGGCCAACATAAAGCCTACTTTGAAAAAGGCTGATCTTGATGTCAAAGAAACAG AAGCAGAACTTCAAAAAGAGAAGGCCAAGAAGGCAGGTCCTTCTATAAAAg AGATTGCTGCTTCTAAAGAGAAGACCAAGACAGTTGTTGAAAAGAAAG AGCAAGAGGGCACCCACAAGAATGCTTCTCTTACCAAGGAGAGGCTGAAAGTAGTGCCAATGAAGAAAG ATCTTGAAGTTACTAAAGAGAGGCCAAAACCAACTACAGTGAAGACAG AAGCTGTCACATCAAAGGAAAAATCAAGATCGGCCCCATCAATCAAAG AGGCTGGAGTTTCCCACCGAAATGTGTCCCTTACAAAGGAGAGGGTGAAGGTTGTGGCCCGAGAAG CAGAAGCTCCTAAACAGAAGACCAAGCCTGCAGCTCCTGGGAAAG AAACTCTtctgaaagaaaaaacaaagacaTCCTCTTCAAAGAAAG AAGCAGACACTCCTAAAGAAAAAGCCAAGCCAGTGATCCCAACTAAAG TTCTAGAGGTTCCCAAGAAGAAGGTAAAAACAGCACCTGTTAAGAAAG AGCCTGAGGCCTTGAAAGAAAAGGCTGTGAAGGAAG AGCAAGATGTTGCAAAAGAAAAGGCCAAACCAGCTCCTGCAAAGAAAG AGCCTGATGCACCAAAGGCCAAGACCAAGcaagaatcagtgaaaaaag AGTCTGAAACTctaagaagagaagagaaagagaaagccaAACCAGCTATTAAGAAAG ATACACCTAAAACAAAGACCAGATCAAAGACCAGACTTCCTATGAAGAAAG AGGCTGAATTTTCTCACAGAAATATCTCACTTACCAAGGAGAGGGTTAAGGTTGTGGCTTTGAAGAAAG AACAAGAGACTCCCAAGGAGAAAGTCACATCAGCAACTGCAAAGAAAG agcCGGAGGCTACTAAAGACAAAGCTAAACCGACTGCTCTGAAGAAAG GTGTTTATGCAGAGCCCACCGCTAAAAAGGAAAAGGCAAAATCTGTGTCTGTGAAGAAAG ATCCTGAGGCTACAAAAGTGGTCAAGTCAGCACCTGCAGAGAaaggtacatttagtcatttagcag ATATAAAGCCTAAAGAGAGGGTCGTACCACCTGTTTTGAGGAAAG CAGATGTCTCCAGACAAAAGGTCAAATCAGTAGCCCCTAAGAAAG AAACCGAGGCTCAGAAAGACAAGTCCAAATCAGCTGCAACCCAGAAAG AACCTGTGACAATGAAGGAACTCAAAGCAGCAAACATTAAGAAAG GGGACTCAAAAGAGAATGTCAAACCAACACCTACTGTGAAAG AACGTGATGTTCCGGAGAAGGCCAAAACAAACACAGTGAAGAAAG TTACAGAAGATAGAGTTCTGAAAGAGAAACAGCGTCTGGAGCCTGCAAAGAAAGATATCTCACACATAG CTGATCCTGTAGAATCAGACAACTTATCAACAGAAG ATGAGATGCCTTACTTCCAGTGCTTCTTTGTGGATGAGGACGACGTGCAGTATCCCTTCTACCCCTTCTCACCGCTCCAGATGTGA